One genomic region from Candidatus Neomarinimicrobiota bacterium encodes:
- a CDS encoding isoprenyl transferase encodes MTLQNTNNTQFDQDHLPRHIAIIMDGNGRWAKSRGLPRITGHAEGINSVREITRVAGEIGIMHLTLYTFSQENWSRPATEVSALMKLLLKTIRKEVENLNENNVRLTTIGNVSDLPDGARKEIEEGIELTKHNSGLNLNLALSYGGRQELIAAIIQIGKKLKDGSLKPEDVDESLVASMLYTSDIPDPDLLIRTGGEYRVSNFLLWQIAYTEMVVTQNYWPEFRENDLLEAIKIYQDRDRRFGKVSGQVA; translated from the coding sequence ATGACTTTACAAAATACAAACAATACACAATTTGACCAGGATCATCTTCCACGCCATATTGCGATTATTATGGACGGGAACGGTCGTTGGGCTAAAAGCCGTGGGCTACCTAGGATAACGGGTCACGCAGAAGGTATTAATTCTGTACGAGAAATAACACGCGTAGCCGGCGAAATTGGTATAATGCATCTGACGCTTTATACCTTCTCTCAGGAAAATTGGTCGCGTCCGGCAACAGAAGTATCCGCCTTAATGAAGCTTCTTTTAAAAACAATACGAAAAGAAGTTGAAAACTTAAATGAAAACAATGTCCGGCTAACTACGATAGGCAATGTAAGCGATTTACCCGATGGTGCAAGAAAAGAGATTGAAGAGGGGATCGAGCTAACAAAACATAACTCTGGGTTGAATTTGAATCTTGCCTTGAGTTATGGCGGACGACAAGAATTAATAGCTGCGATTATACAAATTGGGAAAAAATTAAAAGATGGTAGTTTAAAACCTGAAGATGTGGATGAATCTCTTGTCGCGTCAATGCTATATACTTCGGATATCCCCGATCCAGATTTATTGATTCGCACTGGCGGAGAATATAGAGTAAGCAATTTTCTATTGTGGCAAATAGCATACACTGAAATGGTTGTAACCCAAAACTATTGGCCTGAATTCCGAGAAAATGATTTATTAGAAGCTATCAAGATTTATCAGGATAGAGATCGCCGGTTTGGGAAAGTCAGCGGTCAGGTAGCATAA
- the bamA gene encoding outer membrane protein assembly factor BamA yields the protein MKKTIQFALSILMICISFAMGQELQEVTLKAVSVEGNITTSDNMIRYTAGLKAEQTVRLKDFSNAVDRLWKLGLFKNIQIKVEEDSPDGMSIRIEVEENPILGEVVYKENKKIKDRTFRDELEFRKGQRIKPDLIAKSIRSIQNLYDEKGYLNAVVSAELTIPENISADASTSEKNTRNLIFTIKENKKVKTRRIIFDGNSAFSDLRLRRVLSETKQQRWYLFWRPSFDEEKFEEDKLALTGFYRNRGYRDFNILSDSVYFDDSGKRLYLQINVHEGPRYKYRNFTWDGQSLFTRDILESALGLEKGDFFSEEDLNLAVLEKVQSLYLDKGYIYSQIEPQITPAGEDSLDIHFVIIENHQVKVRNIYVYGNTKTRENVIRRELKIYPGDIFNRKTLQRSVRDLFVLNFFENVVPDVSRVNEDEVDLEFTVAEKPTDEITASVGITGAYGMEGGGSVNMKNFRGLGQQFGIFFKVGSQYSVYNQDPGKYQSFSLRFVDPMIFDSPNRIGFSLSYSYRGSATQYYFPLDILVRGGSIEWGRRFKWPDDYFSGYWIFRTQKKDYQGTDEDLETYLNGITSTVGLNITQVLSRNSHDRAEFPTRGSKLSLVSTLSGGILGGNEDFHKHVLNLEWYTPTFWKFVLMSSFKMGVIRPMGSSGDEVSIVPFDEKFIMGGNGIPYGTMLRGYRDNAVGPRTSSGSPLGGSAMLKFTSEFRIPISESPVVYGLAFAEMGNVWDDQNMSEPYYLDRSGALDLKRSVGVGIRFFMPMIGMLGFDYGYGFDDADGDGNKEGWMATIIFGQGNY from the coding sequence ATGAAAAAAACAATCCAATTCGCTTTAAGCATTCTTATGATTTGCATTTCATTTGCCATGGGACAGGAACTTCAGGAAGTAACCCTCAAAGCTGTAAGCGTGGAGGGCAATATCACCACTTCTGACAATATGATTCGATATACAGCTGGATTGAAAGCCGAGCAGACCGTACGATTAAAAGATTTCTCGAATGCGGTTGACAGATTGTGGAAGCTGGGGTTATTTAAAAATATTCAAATTAAGGTGGAAGAAGATTCGCCGGATGGAATGTCTATACGAATTGAAGTGGAAGAGAACCCCATTCTTGGAGAAGTTGTATATAAAGAAAATAAAAAGATTAAGGACCGCACCTTTCGCGATGAATTGGAATTTCGTAAAGGTCAACGGATTAAACCAGATTTGATCGCAAAATCTATCCGCTCTATTCAAAACCTATATGATGAAAAAGGATATTTAAACGCAGTTGTTTCTGCCGAACTGACCATACCAGAAAATATCTCTGCAGATGCAAGTACTTCAGAAAAAAATACACGGAATCTTATTTTCACTATTAAAGAGAATAAAAAAGTTAAAACGAGGAGAATTATTTTTGATGGTAATTCAGCATTTTCTGATCTCAGATTGCGCCGGGTTCTTTCAGAAACAAAACAACAAAGATGGTATTTATTTTGGCGTCCTAGTTTTGATGAAGAAAAATTTGAAGAAGATAAACTAGCTTTAACTGGGTTTTACCGTAATAGAGGTTACCGTGATTTTAATATCTTGAGCGATTCGGTTTACTTTGATGATTCTGGAAAAAGATTGTATTTGCAAATAAATGTGCACGAAGGACCCAGATACAAATATCGAAACTTTACTTGGGATGGCCAATCTCTTTTTACTAGGGATATTTTGGAAAGTGCTCTTGGATTAGAAAAAGGCGATTTTTTCAGCGAAGAAGATTTAAACTTAGCGGTATTAGAAAAAGTTCAGTCGCTTTATCTTGATAAAGGTTACATCTATAGTCAAATTGAACCTCAAATTACTCCTGCAGGTGAAGACTCCCTGGATATTCATTTTGTGATAATTGAAAACCATCAAGTAAAAGTTCGAAACATATATGTTTATGGGAATACAAAAACGAGAGAAAATGTTATTCGAAGAGAATTAAAGATTTATCCGGGCGATATATTTAATCGTAAAACATTACAGCGAAGTGTTAGAGATTTGTTTGTACTGAATTTTTTCGAAAATGTTGTTCCCGATGTTTCTCGAGTAAATGAAGATGAAGTAGATCTTGAATTTACAGTGGCTGAGAAACCTACAGACGAAATTACGGCTAGCGTTGGTATTACCGGTGCATACGGAATGGAAGGCGGCGGAAGTGTTAATATGAAAAATTTCCGAGGGTTAGGCCAACAATTTGGGATATTTTTTAAAGTGGGGTCTCAATATAGTGTGTATAACCAAGACCCGGGGAAATACCAGTCATTCAGCCTTCGATTTGTTGACCCAATGATTTTTGATTCACCCAATAGGATTGGCTTTAGTTTAAGTTATTCATATCGCGGATCTGCAACTCAATATTATTTCCCCCTAGACATTCTTGTACGAGGTGGATCTATAGAATGGGGTCGAAGATTCAAATGGCCCGACGATTATTTTAGTGGATATTGGATTTTTCGAACGCAAAAGAAGGATTATCAAGGTACCGATGAGGATCTTGAAACTTATTTAAATGGAATTACTAGCACAGTTGGATTAAATATAACCCAAGTTTTATCCCGGAATAGCCATGACAGAGCAGAATTTCCGACACGAGGATCAAAGCTATCCCTAGTTTCAACCTTATCTGGAGGCATTCTTGGAGGGAACGAAGACTTTCATAAACATGTTTTGAATTTAGAATGGTATACACCTACATTCTGGAAATTCGTATTAATGAGCTCTTTCAAAATGGGCGTTATCCGTCCTATGGGGTCTTCAGGAGATGAGGTTTCTATTGTGCCCTTTGATGAAAAATTTATCATGGGCGGCAATGGAATACCCTATGGTACAATGTTAAGAGGATATCGTGACAATGCGGTTGGGCCAAGAACTTCAAGTGGGTCTCCTTTAGGTGGTAGTGCTATGCTTAAATTCACCTCTGAATTCAGGATTCCTATTTCTGAAAGTCCTGTAGTATATGGATTAGCTTTTGCAGAAATGGGGAATGTTTGGGATGATCAAAATATGTCAGAACCATATTATTTAGATCGTTCTGGAGCATTAGATTTGAAGAGATCTGTTGGCGTAGGAATCCGATTTTTTATGCCAATGATTGGTATGCTTGGTTTTGATTACGGATATGGTTTTGATGACGCCGATGGAGATGGTAATAAAGAAGGCTGGATGGCAACCATTATTTTTGGACAAGGGAATTATTAA
- the lpxD gene encoding UDP-3-O-(3-hydroxymyristoyl)glucosamine N-acyltransferase — protein MVNGEVVGDGDVLITGVSDIRNSKPGTITFLNGRKYMEYSYSSKASAIVTNEKEILGNMDGIFVDDVRICMAKIIKQFAPELKVKPGLNKTAKIASSATIGKNVSVGPFAVIETDVQIGDNTNIGAQAVIEEGVIIGSNVSIHSGVKVYKNCKIGSQVTIFSGTVIGADGFGFVTENDYPFRIPQIGRVIIRDKVEIGPNCSIDRGTIGDTIIGEGSKFDGQIHIGHNVQIGKGCLFAGHSAIGGSTIIGDYCMFGGKSTATDHITVGDKSMVAAVSAVMKSVPGGEIYSGRPARKLRDQQKKDAVLTQISGLKKRLRKLEENS, from the coding sequence TTGGTTAACGGAGAAGTTGTAGGAGATGGCGATGTACTTATTACAGGAGTTTCTGACATTCGCAATTCAAAACCCGGAACCATTACCTTTTTAAATGGACGGAAATACATGGAATATTCCTATTCGTCCAAAGCATCAGCAATAGTTACGAATGAAAAAGAGATTCTAGGAAATATGGATGGAATCTTCGTGGATGATGTACGCATTTGTATGGCTAAAATAATTAAACAATTTGCTCCTGAGTTAAAAGTAAAACCCGGTTTAAATAAAACTGCCAAAATTGCTTCAAGCGCAACCATAGGAAAAAATGTATCGGTTGGACCTTTTGCCGTTATTGAAACTGACGTTCAAATTGGCGACAATACGAACATAGGTGCACAAGCGGTTATTGAAGAAGGTGTAATTATAGGTTCAAATGTTAGTATACATTCAGGAGTGAAAGTATATAAAAATTGTAAGATTGGCAGTCAAGTCACCATTTTTTCAGGTACGGTAATTGGAGCTGACGGATTCGGATTTGTGACAGAAAATGATTATCCATTTAGAATCCCTCAAATTGGTCGGGTGATAATCCGAGATAAAGTAGAAATTGGTCCCAATTGTTCAATTGATCGAGGAACAATAGGAGATACAATTATCGGAGAGGGATCAAAATTTGATGGCCAAATACATATTGGACACAATGTTCAAATTGGCAAGGGGTGTCTTTTTGCCGGACATTCTGCTATTGGAGGTAGTACAATTATAGGGGATTACTGTATGTTCGGCGGAAAAAGCACAGCAACAGATCATATTACAGTTGGGGACAAATCTATGGTTGCTGCAGTATCAGCGGTAATGAAATCTGTGCCAGGCGGAGAGATTTATAGCGGGCGCCCTGCACGAAAACTTCGCGATCAACAGAAAAAAGATGCTGTATTAACTCAAATTTCAGGATTGAAAAAACGACTTAGAAAGTTGGAGGAGAATTCCTAA
- a CDS encoding OmpH family outer membrane protein — protein MIKSIKQTLLVLGFLLIPVFANAQMQIGFVQSDRIRAEYEEFKDAESQLQMEYQKVQEEYRLMLTQLDSMNQAFEAQRLMSSPEWRREKEQEVQDAERMIQVFQAQKIGPEGELYRRQAQLEFEILTKVKRAVDKVAATKKFDYIIDGSVALLYGNPTHDLTDDVLFELRKYSLPESSDSK, from the coding sequence GTGATTAAATCAATAAAACAAACGCTGCTGGTTCTGGGGTTTTTATTAATCCCCGTATTTGCAAATGCTCAAATGCAAATTGGTTTTGTACAATCTGATCGTATTCGTGCTGAATATGAGGAATTCAAGGATGCAGAATCCCAATTGCAGATGGAGTATCAAAAAGTGCAGGAAGAATATAGATTAATGCTTACCCAGCTTGACAGCATGAACCAAGCATTTGAGGCTCAAAGGCTTATGAGTTCACCTGAGTGGCGTCGTGAAAAGGAGCAAGAGGTTCAAGACGCAGAAAGAATGATCCAAGTTTTTCAAGCGCAAAAAATTGGTCCTGAAGGTGAATTATATCGCCGTCAAGCCCAGTTGGAATTTGAGATATTAACAAAGGTTAAAAGGGCAGTTGATAAAGTTGCCGCCACTAAGAAGTTTGATTATATCATTGATGGCTCTGTTGCCCTCTTGTATGGGAACCCCACTCATGATTTAACCGACGATGTCCTCTTTGAATTGAGAAAATATAGTCTACCGGAATCTTCTGATTCTAAGTAA